The following coding sequences lie in one Mesorhizobium sp. NZP2298 genomic window:
- a CDS encoding tetratricopeptide repeat protein, giving the protein MAPVRLPLQALLAAVMIQAAAAETIPLPQPKPEIGVHTDKPIEKQLPQPATTAEPAPLPSADSINPDRFGAKPADAAYGAFQRGLYKTAYNLALVRAKNGDPAAQTLVAEILSRGLGVPLNAAEAAKWYAAAAEQGVPESQFQYALMLLDGRYVKKDTKEAYALMQAAAEAGNQLAQFNFAQMLVQQDPGDAGLTKAVSYYERAAATGLPDAQYAMSQIYANGVGGKPHDDAQARRFLAQAARQNYDTAQIDLAAWMIEGRGGARDLKSAFGWTKQAAEGGNVAAQNRLAKLYMQGIGTDPDLVLAGAWYIVARRAGLIDPDMDDFLQGLGDDQTKQALQKANRLP; this is encoded by the coding sequence GTGGCTCCGGTGAGGCTTCCCCTTCAGGCCTTGCTTGCAGCGGTCATGATCCAGGCCGCCGCCGCCGAAACGATTCCCTTGCCGCAGCCCAAGCCCGAAATCGGCGTGCACACCGACAAGCCGATCGAAAAGCAGCTGCCGCAACCCGCCACCACGGCGGAGCCGGCGCCGCTGCCCTCGGCCGACAGCATCAATCCCGACCGCTTCGGGGCCAAGCCGGCGGACGCGGCCTACGGCGCCTTCCAGCGCGGGCTCTACAAGACGGCCTACAACCTTGCGCTGGTCCGCGCGAAAAATGGCGACCCGGCGGCGCAGACATTGGTGGCCGAGATCCTGTCGCGCGGGCTGGGCGTACCGCTCAACGCAGCGGAGGCGGCCAAATGGTACGCCGCCGCCGCCGAACAGGGCGTGCCGGAATCACAGTTCCAATACGCTCTGATGCTGCTCGACGGCCGTTACGTCAAGAAGGACACGAAGGAGGCCTATGCCCTGATGCAGGCCGCGGCCGAAGCCGGCAACCAGCTGGCGCAGTTCAATTTCGCGCAGATGCTGGTCCAGCAGGATCCCGGCGACGCCGGCCTGACCAAAGCAGTCTCCTATTATGAGCGCGCCGCCGCGACCGGGCTCCCCGACGCGCAATACGCCATGTCCCAGATCTACGCCAATGGCGTCGGCGGCAAGCCGCACGACGATGCGCAGGCAAGGCGCTTCTTGGCGCAGGCCGCACGACAGAACTATGACACCGCGCAGATCGATCTCGCCGCCTGGATGATCGAGGGTCGCGGCGGTGCCCGTGATCTGAAATCGGCTTTCGGCTGGACGAAGCAGGCCGCCGAGGGCGGCAATGTCGCCGCCCAGAACCGCCTGGCGAAACTCTATATGCAAGGCATCGGCACCGACCCGGACCTCGTGCTCGCCGGAGCCTGGTACATCGTCGCCCGCCGCGCCGGTCTCATCGACCCCGACATGGACGATTTCCTGCAAGGGCTGGGCGACGACCAGACCAAGCAGGCCCTGCAGAAGGCGAACCGCCTGCCTTGA